The genomic stretch AGCGCCGAGCTGTCCCCGGGGGCGAAGAGGAGCCCGTTGACCTCGTGCCCCACGATCTCCGCGATCCCCTCCACCTCGGAGCCGATCACCGGGCAGCCGGCGGCGAAGGCTTCGTACACCACCAGCGGCGTGTTCTCGTGCCAGAGCGAGGGCACCACCAGGGCGTCCATCGTCTCCAGCACCCCCCGCACCTCGTGGTTCGGAAAGGCGGGGAAGAGACGGATGCGCGGATCCCTTGCGGCCAGCGCCTGGATGCGCGTGTAGTACGCCTGATACGCGGGGTGCGACCCGGGCGCGCCGTGGATGCTCAGCTCCACCGGCAGACCGGCGGGGAGCAGCCGCAGCGCCTTCACCGCCACCTCCACCCCCTTGTGCTCGGCCACGCTGCCGATGAAGCCCAGCCGCAGCACGCGCTCCCTCCCCCGCTCCGCCGCGCGCTCGCCGCCCGCCGCGTCGATCCCATACGGCAGGAAAGACACCCGCTCCGCCTCGATCCCGCCCTCCACCAGCTTCCGCTCCATGAGCCGCGACGGGGCGAGCACGCGGTCGATGCGGTTCAGCTCCCTCCGCAGGAACTGCTGCCGCCCCACGAGCGCCTTCACCTCGGTAAAGAACCTCGGCGCCGACACGGGGAGACGGGGACTGGTGGCGGCGCGCACGCCCAGCCCCACCAGCCAGTTCGGAGCGCGCGACACGGCGGCGGGGATGGATACGGGGTGCGCGGTGAGGTTCTCCGCGAAGTGGCGGATGCAGTTGAGGGCCGACTCGTCGGGCCCGGCGCACAGCTCGTTGCCGCCCAGCCGCAACTGGCTGTACGGGCACACCGGCCAGAAGTCCGTCGCGGTGAAGACGGTCGGGATGCCGCGCTCCACGCACGGCCCGATCAGCGCCGCCGACAGACGCGCCAGGTGGACGAAGTGGACGACATCCGGCTCCACCTC from Longimicrobium sp. encodes the following:
- a CDS encoding glycosyltransferase; the encoded protein is EVEPDVVHFVHLARLSAALIGPCVERGIPTVFTATDFWPVCPYSQLRLGGNELCAGPDESALNCIRHFAENLTAHPVSIPAAVSRAPNWLVGLGVRAATSPRLPVSAPRFFTEVKALVGRQQFLRRELNRIDRVLAPSRLMERKLVEGGIEAERVSFLPYGIDAAGGERAAERGRERVLRLGFIGSVAEHKGVEVAVKALRLLPAGLPVELSIHGAPGSHPAYQAYYTRIQALAARDPRIRLFPAFPNHEVRGVLETMDALVVPSLWHENTPLVVYEAFAAGCPVIGSEVEGIAEIVGHEVNGLLFAPGDSSALAAAIRRLAENRGLLRTLASRTKPPLSVPAHVSRLVGIYEELIAAREGSAVA